In Zygosaccharomyces rouxii strain CBS732 chromosome D complete sequence, one DNA window encodes the following:
- the NIT2 gene encoding putative hydrolase (similar to uniprot|P47016 Saccharomyces cerevisiae YJL126W): MASRIAIGQLCSTANLTKNLGVVTSLISRALDNDVSLIFFPEATDYLSQNAAHSRKLAQETPQFISSLQLEIRSLVKKSSKKIDVSIGVHLPSTGLELQKGDDRVKNVLLYIDHRGEILHSYQKMHLFDVDVPNGPILKESKSVQPGKTIPDILDTPAGKLGTEICYDVRFPELSLKLREKGAQILCFPSAFTMKTGEAHWELLARARAIDTQCFVVMPAQKGEHDVSDPNWTTGESKKNVQRISWGHSMVVDPWGTVIAHSDPNNKTDEPELIIADLDYNLLENVRKNMPLWDQRALKLYTSVND, encoded by the coding sequence ATGGCTAGTCGTATTGCCATAGGACAGCTGTGCTCAACAGCAAATTTAACCAAGAACCTTGGTGTAGTTACTAGTTTAATTTCAAGAGCTCTAGATAACGATGTTAgtctcatcttcttcccAGAGGCAACCGATTATCTATCTCAAAATGCAGCACATTCGAGAAAACTAGCTCAAGAGACTCCTCAATTCATTTCCAGTCTTCAACTGGAAATAAGGTCGCTGGTCAAGAAATCATCTAAAAAGATTGACGTCTCGATTGGTGTTCATCTACCTTCCACTGGTCTGGAGCTACAGAAAGGTGATGATAGGGTCAAAAATGTATTGCTCTACATAGACCATCGAGGTGAAATCTTACACAGTTATCAAAAGATGCATCTTTTCGATGTTGATGTACCCAATGGTCCAATACTCAAGGAATCCAAATCAGTGCAACCAGGAAAAACTATCCCAGATATACTTGATACCCCAGCTGGTAAATTGGGGACAGAGATTTGTTACGATGTCAGATTTCCTGAACTTTCATTAAAGCTAAGAGAAAAAGGTGCACAAATCCTTTGTTTCCCTAGCGCATTCACTATGAAGACTGGCGAAGCTCACTGGGAATTGTTGGCTAGGGCAAGAGCTATTGATACTCAATGCTTCGTTGTAATGCCAGCCCAAAAAGGTGAACACGATGTATCTGATCCAAACTGGACTACTGGTGAgtcgaaaaaaaatgtacAACGTATCTCATGGGGTCATTCTATGGTAGTTGACCCCTGGGGGACGGTCATTGCACATTCAGATCCTAATAACAAAACAGATGAGCCTGAATTAATCATTGCCGATTTAGATTACAATTTACTTGAGAATGTGAGGAAAAACATGCCTCTGTGGGATCAGCGTGCACTTAAACTATATACATCAGTCAACGATtaa
- the GCD14 gene encoding tRNA 1-methyladenosine methyltransferase subunit GCD14 (similar to uniprot|P46959 Saccharomyces cerevisiae YJL125C GCD14 Subunit of tRNA (1-methyladenosine) methyltransferase with Gcd10p required for the modification of the adenine at position 58 in tRNAs especially tRNAi-Met first identified as a negative regulator of GCN4 expression), which yields MDSSVSPFSYRDIIQEGDLALVWISRDNIKPIIVDANHMFNTRYGSFSHKSMIGKPYGSQIAIRTKGQNRFSFIHVMQPSPELWTLSLPHRTQIVYTPDSSYIMQRLNCNPCSTVIEAGTGSGSFSHAFARTVGHLYSYEFHSVRYEQALKEFKDHGLPNVTLTHRDVCSDGFTIKRNDPTSYLFQDDAAQATINANAVFLDLPAPWDAVPLLDQVIARDQKVGVCCFSPCIEQVDKTIEALEKCGWTEIQMVEIQGKQWESRRQMVRTLDDALERLRDVRRRKEEGIERRKQMYDAVLKDDEADGEKSERPQPPKTKFNPFGKGTRVREGDVNYQWKQVTKVEPEIKSHTSFLTFAFKIMDKSRIC from the coding sequence ATGGATTCATCAGTTTCACCGTTTAGCTACCGGGATATCATACAAGAAGGTGATCTGGCCCTTGTTTGGATCTCAAGAGACAATATCAAGCCAATTATTGTCGATGCCAATCATATGTTTAACACCAGATATGGTTCATTCTCTCATAAGAGTATGATTGGTAAGCCCTATGGGTCCCAAATTGCCATTAGAACAAAAGGTCAAAATAGATTCTCATTTATTCATGTCATGCAACCATCCCCAGAGTTATGGACTTTATCACTTCCGCATAGAACTCAAATTGTCTATACACCAGATTCTTCTTACATTATGCAAAGACTTAATTGTAATCCATGTTCAACAGTCATTGAAGCTGGTACGGGTTCTGGCTCATTCTCTCATGCATTTGCAAGAACTGTTGGTCATCTCTACAGTTATGAATTCCATTCGGTTAGATACGAACAGGCACTAAAAGAGTTCAAGGACCATGGATTACCAAACGTTACATTGACACACAGGGATGTTTGCTCTGATGGATTTACCATTAAGAGAAACGACCCTACATCTTatcttttccaagatgACGCTGCACAAGCTACCATTAATGCCAATGCTGTTTTCTTGGATTTACCGGCACCTTGGGATGCGGTACCGCTGTTGGACCAGGTAATCGCTAGAGATCAAAAAGTTGGTGTATGTTGTTTCTCCCCTTGTATCGAACAAGTAGATAAAACGATAGAAGCCCTGGAGAAATGTGGATGGACAGAGATCCAAATGGTCGAGATTCAGGGTAAACAATGGGAATCTCGTCGACAAATGGTAAGGACTTTGGATGACGCATTGGAAAGACTCAGAGATGTTAGAAGACGTAAGGAGGAAGGTATTGAACGACGTAAACAGATGTACGATGCTGTACTAAAGGATGATGAGGCTGATGGTGAAAAGTCTGAAAGACCACAACCCCCAAAGACCAAATTTAATCCATTTGGTAAAGGTACGAGGGTCAGAGAAGGTGATGTCAATTACCAATGGAAACAAGTGACTAAAGTCGAGCCTGAAATTAAATCTCATACGTCTTTCCTTACATTTGCATTTAAGATTATGGAtaaatcaagaatttgttaA
- the LSM1 gene encoding Lsm1p (highly similar to uniprot|P47017 Saccharomyces cerevisiae YJL124C LSM1 Component of small nuclear ribonucleoprotein complexes involved in mRNA decapping and decay), which yields MVESNIEILQHQQSPFAPNVNVNTNAPVNTTQQHHHKKITEGEADLYLDQYNFTTTAAIVGSVDRKVFVLLRDGKMLFGVLRTFDQYANLILEHCVERIYFTEKNKYAEEYRGLFMVRGENVVMLGEVDIDKEDQPLETMERIPFRDALKAKQIHDESRFKQETIKGKQLARYGILYDFHKSDMY from the coding sequence ATGGTAGAGAGTAACATCGAAATTTTACAACATCAGCAGAGTCCTTTTGCTCCTAATGTCAATGTAAATACCAATGCTCCTGTGAATACAACacaacaacatcatcaCAAGAAAATCACTGAGGGAGAAGCTGATTTATACCTTGATCAGtacaattttaccacaaCTGCAGCTATCGTAGGTTCAGTAGATCGTAAAGTGTTTGTGCTTTTACGTGATGGTAAGATGCTATTCGGTGTACTAAGAACTTTTGATCAATACGCCAATCTCATACTAGAACATTGTGTGGAAAGGATATACTTTACTGAAAAGAACAAGTATGCAGAGGAATACAGAGGTCTATTCATGGTACGTGGTGAAAATGTCGTTATGTTAGGTGAAGTTGATATCGATAAGGAGGATCAACCATTGGAAACGATGGAACGTATTCCTTTCAGAGATGCCCTAAAGGCAAAACAGATCCACGATGAGTCAAGATTTAAGCAAGAAACCATCAAGGGCAAACAATTGGCTCGCTACGGTATACTTTATGACTTCCATAAATCGGATATGTACTAg
- the TRK1 gene encoding Trk1p (some similarities with uniprot|P12685 Saccharomyces cerevisiae YJL129C TRK1 Component of the Trk1p-Trk2p potassium transport system 180 kDa high affinity potassium transporter), giving the protein MISRTISRNPTLATFSVKYKESFGRKFRDAVAKTGHYVKPLRKYLFRNFLMVHYFYIISMTILASIILYPVRNESYIDILFLATGSTTQGGLNTVNINELELYQQIIIYIFTFLTTPIIIHSALAFVRLYWFERHFDGIRDSSKRNFKMRRTKTLLERELTARTMSKGRQRTGTRQFTSPTRRHDDFQEKLFSGKMVNRDEQDSLADLSHGGNGSSDQSVPNGKSFADPHRLSWSSSNTIEDNAEIHPSGRGLLFREPKPKRHQHYSHGNNNPQQRPLESFARRRRSTDISPEDMYRSISMMKGQRQTNTEDDGPALVIGAPAERSNDKDAAKLDAEKSDLKKKASYDSLRQNKMEKYPIGLPNKSDEEDFENEDEEDDDYNNDQTENSNSTSSSTSTTSNSSSVDNQSDNSPPIPSGSSTGSDSMHSDSVTSNAVTTDDRETMNEADSMSSDHSQPEFPQENRNGPSIHFDIAAPPKRKKLRDQPNLTRKSRRSHYSPGVPIPSAKSISQRLKRRLSLGPMEKPRAKTTRSSGDINTMNNSDDYFSKDGMSDHFPRANTFDQQYDLQDDNFPDVLSKSHSFDLGKTKDWNKLSTSPEFQSMIYEKWKREKRGRKSILRPKIRRPSINSPNISGLRRFYSNPENNDDGNNTTEELPTDSVRHEHSDNDLTDEENDHGNFVNTRDSLDEEEGYFGNDLSFADDPSRHKLTRTLSANYLSWEPTVGRNSIFVNMTKEQKEELGGVEYRAIKLLCRILVVYYGGFWIMAFIFLVPWIVSRDGYRKIVRNDGVTPVWWGFFTGMSAFADLGLTLTPDSMMSFQTTSYPTIVMMWFIVIGNTGFPVLLRFMIWVMFQLSPDLSLTRESLGFLLDHPRRCFTMLFPSAATWWLVATLVGLNAIDLIIFVILDLGNSVLHNLNRGYRVLVGLFQAISTRTAGFQIVDIGSLHPAVQVSYMLMMYVSVMPLAISIRRTNVYEEQSLGVYGDPDEDASHHGHELDSDDDESLGSSPSPASKKKKKSTTSFIGAHLRRQLSFDLWYIFLGLFIICLAEGGKIQDERRPEFNIFTILFEIVSAYGTVGLSLGYPNSDTSFSGQFGTISKLIIIALLIRGRHRGLPYTLDRAIMLPSDRLDNIDKFQDMLMRHRASREGSTDAVTSYFRSKLSAIKKEIHKMRTKSAEGEHLLHDFTDLPHHDNGDSRGDNHQERPSEAASDGYNTNYNNNKSADHVLDIHEEPKEVSKSPNDSSLQPQEPISYFPNTTPSPRKASDELSPSDPLSTIPSQGTPTSRVAPSLESYRMKPLDSARTN; this is encoded by the coding sequence ATGATAAGTAGAACCATAAGTCGGAATCCGACTTTGGCGACTTTTTCAGTCAAATATAAGGAGTCATTTGGTCGAAAGTTTAGAGATGCCGTTGCAAAAACTGGTCATTATGTTAAACCATTAAGAAAGTATCTCTTtcgaaattttttaatGGTTCATTACTTTTACATCATTTCAATGACAATTTTAGCATCCATTATATTGTACCCCGTGAGGAACGAGAGTTATATCGATATTTTGTTCTTAGCAACGGGTTCAACTACTCAAGGTGGGTTGAATACTGTTAATATCAATGAACTGGAGTTGTACCAACAAATTATCATTTACATTTTTACCTTCTTAACGACACCAATTATTATTCACAGTGCATTGGCATTCGTTAGATTGTATTGGTTCGAAAGACACTTTGATGGCATCAGGGATTCTTCCAAGCgtaatttcaaaatgagAAGGACAAAAACTTTATTGGAAAGGGAATTAACCGCCAGAACTATGTCAAAAGGTCGCCAGCGAACTGGTACTAGACAATTTACTTCGCCTACTCGTCGTCATGATgattttcaagaaaaattattcaGCGGCAAGATGGTAAACAGAGATGAGCAGGACTCATTGGCAGATTTGTCACACGGAGGAAATGGTAGCAGTGATCAAAGTGTTCCAAATGGTAAAAGTTTTGCAGATCCACACAGACTTTCATGGTCAAGTTCAAATAcaattgaagataatgCAGAAATCCATCCATCTGGTAGAGGTCTTTTATTCAGGGAACCTAAACCAAAACGTCACCAACATTATAGTcatggtaataataatccACAGCAACGACCTCTTGAAAGTTTtgcaagaagaagaagatcaacGGATATTTCACCGGAGGATATGTATAGATCAATTTCTATGATGAAAGGTCAAAGACAGACAAATacagaagatgatggtCCAGCTTTAGTCATTGGTGCACCTGCAGAACGATCAAATGATAAGGACGCTGCAAAGCTGGATGCTGAAAAGTCcgatttgaagaaaaaggcTTCTTATGATTCTTTGagacaaaataaaatggaaaaatacCCAATAGGATTACCAAATaaaagtgatgaagaagattttgaaaacgaagatgaagaagacgacGACTATAACAATGATCAGACGGAAAATTCTAATAGCACAAGCAGTTCAACTTCTACTACCAGCAATAGTAGCAGTGTTGATAATCAAAGTGATAATTCTCCTCCAATCCCTTCGGGTAGTAGCACAGGGAGTGATTCGATGCACAGCGATTCAGTAACATCCAATGCTGTGACGACGGATGATAGAGAAACAATGAATGAAGCTGATTCCATGTCATCGGATCATTCTCAGCCTGAATTTCCTCAAGAAAATCGAAATGGACCATCTATTCACTTCGATATAGCAGCTCCTCcaaaaaggaaaaaactTCGAGATCAACCAAATCTCACAAGGAAAAGCAGAAGAAGCCATTACAGTCCAGGTGTTCCTATTCCCAGCGCTAAAAGCATAAGTCAACGATTGAAGAGAAGGTTGTCGTTGGGTCCCATGGAAAAACCGCGTGCTAAAACTACGAGGTCATCTGGGGATATCAATACTATGAACAATTCGGATGActatttttcaaaggatgGAATGTCAgatcattttccaagagCTAACACATTTGATCAACAGTATGACTTGCAGGACGATAACTTCCCAGATGTATTGAGCAAATCTCATAGTTTTGATTTGGGCAAAACTAAGGATTGGAACAAGTTATCGACATCACCAGAATTTCAGAGTATGATTTATGAAAAATggaagagagaaaaaagaggCAGGAAAAGCATCTTGAGACCAAAAATAAGACGCCCGAGCAtaaattcaccaaatatTTCAGGACTTCGAAGATTTTACAGTAATCCTGAAAACAACgatgatggtaataatactaCAGAGGAATTACCTACGGATTCAGTTAGACATGAACATTCTGATAACGATTTAACTGACGAAGAGAATGACCACGGGAATTTCGTGAATACTCGTGATAGtttagatgaagaggaaggGTATTTTGGTAACGATTTAAGCTTTGCAGACGATCCTTCGCGTCATAAGTTAACAAGGACTTTAAGTGCTAATTACTTATCCTGGGAGCCCACTGTTGGCCGTAATTCTATCTTTGTTAATATGACTAAGGAacagaaagaagaattaggTGGAGTTGAGTACAGAGCAATTAAACTACTTTGTCGTATATTAGTCGTTTATTATGGTGGGTTTTGGATTATGGCTTTCATCTTCTTAGTTCCCTGGATTGTTAGTAGAGATGGATACAGAAAAATTGTCAGAAATGATGGTGTGACACCAGTGTGGTGGGGTTTTTTCACAGGGATGAGCGCTTTTGCAGATCTAGGCCTTACCTTGACACCAGATTCGATGATGTCTTTCCAAACAACGTCTTATCCCACCATTGTCATGATGTGGTTTATCGTTATCGGTAATACGGGGTTCCCTGTGTTATTGAGATTCATGATTTGGGTGATGTTTCAATTATCGCCAGACCTTTCCTTGACTAGAGAAAGTTTGggatttcttcttgatcatcCTCGTCGTTGTTTTACCATGTTATTTCCCAGTGCTGCAACTTGGTGGTTAGTCGCCACCCTTGTCGGGTTGAACGCTATTGAcctcatcatcttcgtcatttTGGATCTTGGAAATTCCGTATTGCACAATTTGAACAGAGGCTATAGAGTTCTAGTGGGACTTTTCCAAGCAATTAGTACGAGAACTGCTGGATTCCAAATCGTTGATATCGGTAGTTTACATCCTGCAGTGCAAGTGTCTTACATGTTAATGATGTACGTCTCTGTGATGCCTCTGGCTATCTCTATCAGGAGAACTAATGTTTATGAGGAACAATCTTTAGGAGTTTATGGTGATCCCGACGAAGACGCTAGCCATCATGGACATGAGCTTGATTCagacgatgatgaaagtcttggatcatcaccatctcCTGCCtccaagaaaaagaagaaaagcaCAACTTCTTTCATTGGTGCTCACTTGAGGCGACAGCTTTCATTTGATCTTTGGTATATCTTTCTCGGGTTATTCATCATTTGTTTAGCTGAAGGTGGTAAGATTCAAGACGAAAGAAGACCAGAGTTTAatatttttaccattttaTTCGAAATTGTCAGTGCATACGGTACAGTGGGGCTTTCTCTTGGTTATCCCAACAGCGATACATCATTCTCTGGGCAATTTGGCACCATATCGAAATTGATCATTATTGCGTTATTGATTAGAGGCCGTCATAGAGGTCTACCTTATACTTTAGATCGTGCCATTATGCTGCCGAGTGACAGGCTTGACaatattgataaattccAAGATATGTTAATGCGTCATCGGGCCTCACGCGAAGGTTCCACTGATGCTGTTACCTCTTATTTTAGGTCGAAACTAAGCGCTATCAAAAAAGAGATTCACAAAATGCGTACAAAATCTGCTGAAGGGGAACATTTGTTACATGATTTCACAGATTTACCTCACCATGATAATGGCGACAGTCGTGGTGATAACCACCAAGAGAGACCATCGGAAGCCGCTTCCGACGGTTATAATACTAACtataacaacaacaaatcAGCAGATCATGTACTAGATATTCATGAAGAACCAAAAGAAGTCTCCAAGTCACCAAATGATTCAAGTTTACAACCGCAAGAACCCATATCATATTTCCCAAACACAACACCTTCACCAAGAAAAGCTTCTGACGAGCTTTCTCCGTCGGATCCGCTTTCTACAATTCCTTCCCAGGGAACTCCCACATCTCGTGTTGCTCCTTCCCTGGAGAGCTATCGAATGAAACCTCTAGATTCTGCGCGCACTAATTGA
- the PBS2 gene encoding mitogen-activated protein kinase kinase PBS2 (similar to uniprot|P08018 Saccharomyces cerevisiae YJL128C PBS2 MAP kinase kinase that plays a pivotal role in the osmosensing signal-transduction pathway activated under severe osmotic stress) has protein sequence MNEQFSKLTINTERNPGDSDVSQGPPSATPVRTPSSQYNKINADLHARVKAFTEQRALKRSGSIGSNKSDTNGGGEVKNAGAPQNLQQIVNKPLPPLPPSPPAVAMSNVAKDVKPEPIMRSSIVQRRESKMQQQQQEQQLANSSDNGIITNNGVNNMNGLDNRKMMNPTDMTQFNPNRRAPRRPVVPRPTNPLPNAGPKQSLSARRGMKLPMGGMPLKMPGKSSPSSSLSSNQHQEFASTPSNKNHLNVSGNNANINNNLNGRGSAPGSLINGIQSTSTSSSNEEQRDTEGTAPKNSGSNSGSGGGGLFANFSKYVDIKSGSLNFAGKLSLFSEGIDFSNGYSSRISLDELNFQEELGHGNYGHVSKVLHKPTSITMAMKEVRLELDEAKFRQILMELEVLHKCKSPYIVDFYGAFFIEGAVYMCMEYMDGGSLDKVYDFSDEIGGIDEPQLAKITYSVIEGLRELKDSHNIIHRDVKPTNVLCSARHGTVKLCDFGVSGNLVASLARTNIGCQSYMAPERIRSLNPDRVTYTVQSDVWSLGLSILEMALGRYPYPPETFDNIFSQLSAIVDGPPPKLPKDKFSAEAQDFVSVCLQKIPERRPTYAALLEHPWLLKYKDVDVGMSSYITDKLNKRKQLLAERGEKELPKYLPALHMGGL, from the coding sequence ATGAACGAGCAGTTCTCGAAGCTTACTATCAATACGGAGAGGAATCCGGGAGATAGTGATGTCTCACAAGGACCTCCATCGGCAACTCCTGTTAGGACTCCGTCTTCTCAGTACAATAAAATTAATGCCGACTTACATGCCAGAGTAAAGGCTTTTACAGAGCAGAGAGCTCTTAAAAGATCAGGGAGTATAGGTAGTAATAAGAGTGATACGAATGGTGGTGGCGAGGTGAAAAATGCAGGAGCACCGCAAAATTTACAACAAATTGTTAACaaaccattaccaccattgccaccatcaccacctgCAGTGGCGATGAGTAATGTTGCTAAGGATGTTAAGCCGGAACCCATTATGAGGAGTAGTATAGTACAGAGACGAGAATCGAAGatgcaacaacaacaacaggaacaacAACTGGCGAATAGTAGTGATAATGGAATTATTACAAATAATGGCGTTAATAATATGAATGGGTTGGATAATAGGAAAATGATGAATCCAACAGATATGACACAATTTAATCCGAACAGAAGAGCTCCAAGACGACCTGTGGTTCCAAGACCAACTAATCCTTTACCAAATGCGGGACCCAAGCAGAGCTTGAGTGCTCGTAGAGGAAtgaaattaccaatggGGGGTATGCCATTAAAGATGCCAGGTAAATCATCACCGTCgtcatcattatcttcaaatcAACATCAAGAATTTGCCTCGACACCGTCGAATAAAAACCATTTGAACGTATCAGGTAATAATGctaatattaataataatttaaaTGGTAGAGGTAGTGCGCCGGGATCTTTAATTAATGGTATTCAATCAACTTCGACATCATCAAGTaatgaagaacaaaggGACACTGAAGGAACTGCGCCGAAGAACAGTGGTAGTAATTCAGGCAGCGGTGGTGGCGGTCTCTTTGCAAACTTCTCAAAATATGTTGATATTAAATCAGGTTCATTAAATTTTGCGGGCAAACTTTCGTTATTTTCAGAAGGTATCGATTTTAGTAATGGTTACAGTTCAAGAATTTCACTTGATGAACTAAActttcaagaagaattaggTCATGGTAATTATGGTCATGTTTCCAAGGTGCTTCATAAACCAACAAGTATTACTATGGCGATGAAAGAGGTTAGGTTAGAATTAGATGAAGCAAAATTCCGCCAAATTTTAATGGAGTTAGAAGTACTACACAAATGTAAATCACCCTATATTGTGGATTTTTATGGTGCTTTCTTTATTGAGGGTGCTGTCTACATGTGCATGGAATATATGGATGGTGGCTCATTGGATAAAGTTTACGATTTTTCAGACGAAATTGGTGGTATCGATGAACCACAATTAGCAAAAATTACCTATAGTGTTATTGAGGGCCTAAGAGAATTAAAAGATTCTCATAATATTATTCATAGAGATGTTAAGCCAACGAATGTATTGTGTTCTGCAAGGCATGGTACGGTTAAATTATGTGATTTCGGTGTTTCGGGTAATTTGGTTGCTTCGTTAGCAAGAACAAATATCGGTTGTCAATCTTATATGGCACCTGAACGTATTAGATCTTTGAATCCTGATAGAGTTACGTATACGGTACAATCGGATGTTTGGTCCTTAGGGTTAAGCATTTTAGAAATGGCGCTTGGTAGATATCCTTATCCACCTGAAACCTTTGATAATATTTTCTCTCAATTAAGCGCGATTGTTGATGGACCCCCACcaaaattaccaaaggATAAATTTAGCGCTGAGGCTCAAGATTTTGTCTCTGTTTGTTTACAAAAGATTCCTGAAAGAAGACCAACTTATGCTGCACTATTAGAGCATCCTTGGTTGTTAAAGTATAAAGATGTTGATGTCGGTATGAGTTCATATATCACGGATAAATTAAACAAAAGGAAACAACTATTGGCAGAAAGGGGAGAAAAAGAACTACCGAAATATTTACCAGCATTGCATATGGGTGGATTGTAg
- the SPT10 gene encoding Spt10p (some similarities with uniprot|P35208 Saccharomyces cerevisiae YJL127C SPT10 Putative histone acetylase required for transcriptional regulation at core promoters functions at or near the TATA box): MTGDLGSLLNSRDSKDSRSINAVVHEERIDEDQILTPLQPHTILLKDGETIATMYPIPANSKLLPMGLLTFLLDEFNMEIEKGGTFPYYEKLTLQEFKEVWFHPDGHLCVMVLGEVPELDYSRNNEETELRNNYGTDVSTTRNTTQYKRRKQRKNLNLSIQWEQQCLGYFSIQPAYPGRSAHVVTGNFVVNAGIRGKRIGRTLVETFIRWSMKLGFGSCVFPLIYSTNVGIRRILDDLNFKQIGQLPESGILKGFDVPVNSFIYGQQFTHITKHMDVVKVKDTERKDEIAKYERLKHYILTGTYPPSCDRNEKARIRVNAKHHTLINGRLYTKGREVILEPQRQREIALDMHLLDHPGINKLTTQIVEKYHWKGIKSTVCQTIANCPACRFRQPDGVGVVVAPSSPVKQARMLPNMNADDEMNNSNQLSKVAEAVVGSLQKRGTREPEEEEEEEEQEEEDAAISSQAEEEGDEEQDVDVELEDEGDDIDAEEEDEEEDEDSLRVELENEATPADDQMNTFNKFVEEERARKRRKYTLPLDRERTHNNSNSSTPGTVPVIDSSTILSFGENPLTASQEQDRNL; encoded by the coding sequence ATGACTGGTGATCTAGGAAGTTTACTCAACAGTCGCGATTCAAAGGATTCACGTTCTATTAATGCGGTTGTTCACGAAGAAAGAATCGATGAAGATCAAATACTGACGCCTTTACAACCTCATACTATTCTCTTAAAAGATGGTGAAACTATAGCAACAATGTATCCAATTCCTGCGAATTCTAAATTATTACCAATGGGCTTATTAACATTTCTATTAGATGAATTCAACATGGAGATCGAAAAAGGTGGGACTTTCCCCTActatgaaaaattgaccttacaagaattcaaagaagttTGGTTCCATCCCGATGGGCACTTATGTGTGATGGTACTTGGTGAAGTCCCAGAATTAGATTACAGTAgaaataatgaagaaacaGAACTAAGGAACAACTATGGCACTGATGTTTCTACAACAAGGAATACTACACAGTACAAAAGACGTAAGCAACGTAAGAATTTAAATCTAAGCATTCAATGGGAGCAACAATGTTTAGgatatttttcaatccaaCCAGCGTATCCTGGTAGATCAGCTCATGTTGTAACGGGTAATTTTGTGGTAAATGCAGGTATTAGAGGTAAAAGAATCGGTAGAACACTTGTTGAGACATTTATACGATGGTCAATGAAACTAGGATTCGGATCCTGCGTTTTTCCACTAATTTATAGTACAAATGTGGGGATTAGGAGAATACTCGACGATCTTAACTTTAAACAAATTGGTCAATTACCAGAATCAGGAATTTTAAAAGGATTTGATGTACCGGTGAATTCTTTTATCTATGGTCAACAGTTTACTCATATTACCAAACACATGGATGTTGTTAAAGTTAAAGATactgaaagaaaagatgaaattgcaaaatatGAGAGGCTTAAACATTACATTTTAACGGGAACTTATCCGCCATCTTGTGATAGAAACGAAAAAGCTAGAATACGAGTTAACGCTAAGCATCATACTTTAATTAATGGTAGATTATACACCAAGGGTCGTGAAGTTATATTGGAACCTCAAAGACAGCGAGAAATTGCATTAGACATGCATCTATTAGATCATCCTGGAATCAATAAATTAACAACACAAATTGTGGAAAAATATCATTGGAAAGGAATTAAAAGTACTGTATGCCAGACAATTGCAAATTGTCCCGCATGTAGATTCAGACAACCGGACGGTGTTGGTGTCGTTGTAGCGCCATCATCCCCAGTTAAACAAGCAAGGATGCTACCAAATATGAATGCagatgatgagatgaatAATTCAAATCAACTATCGAAAGTTGCTGAAGCAGTCGTAGGGTCATTGCAAAAGCGAGGAACAAGAGAGccagaggaagaagaagaggaagaggagcaagaagaagaagacgcTGCGATAAGCAGTCAAGCGGAAGAGGAAGGGGATGAAGAACAGGACGTCGATGTTGAgcttgaagatgaaggagACGACATAGACGCCGAggaagaagacgaagaagaagacgaagacAGCTTACGAGTTGAGTTAGAAAATGAGGCTACACCGGCAGATGATCAAATGAATACGTTCAACAAATTTGTCGAAGAAGAACGCgcaaggaaaagaagaaaatacACACTTCCTCTAGATAGAGAAAGAACGCATAacaattcaaattcttccacGCCAGGAACAGTACCGGTAATAGATAGTAGTACAATTTTAAGCTTTGGTGAAAACCCACTTACCGCCAGTCAAGAACAAGACAGGAACTTGTGA